In Alnus glutinosa chromosome 7, dhAlnGlut1.1, whole genome shotgun sequence, the sequence TAACCACCAAATCGTAAAAATGCAAATAGCTAGATTCACAACACTTGTAACAACTCCCACTCAATGATGAGGtcaggatttttatttttcatatttcccCCTAGGAGGTCAGACTAATAGAATAATTCTACTCTAATAAAGCTCAAAAATTATaacgatgaaaaaaaaaaaataaataaataaataaaatcaggaAAAACGAAGAAACTGAAAATTTTAAAGTGTATACTTTTCTAGTTTaaattctaaaagaaaaataaagaagaagaaaaaaaaatacaaatccaagTCATAGCAGATCACAGCATATGTCTTGCCAATGAAATTTGAATAGAaagattgttttgttttgtttttgctgGATCTGGATAAAGACATGCAGAAGAgatagaaaaataacacaagttGTTGGGCTATAGAGACCCATGCCATTCTATGCAAAGCTGAAAGAGGCTACATGCatgatctttgattttttttattaatttttttagtactTAACACATTACAAAGAATCCATATTTATAAGGAGATTTCAACAATGAATAAATCAAAATTCAGTTATCAACTTATCACATTTGAATATCAAATCAATATAAATCATGATTAATTACTCTATTCATGTTTTATCCCTAGCGTACTCAATCACTTGATTTGCTTATTCtgatatagaaaataaatcatatttaatttcaaTAGGACAAGGTGGAAGAGGGGAAGGATATGGAATGGTTGGTGTGAATGAGATGGGGAAGGTAGTGGAGGAGGAAGGACCTAGTATTCCTCATCCagaatactctctctctctctctcttttcttgttcttttttcctttttatatatttattataatttaattttaaaaatgttttatatcataatttaatcttttatgTAGTACTATAATTGTAAATATATCATAGTAAACTATTGATTTGATtcacaaaattgaaaatttagtcGAATATGATATGATCACTAATTTAATATAATCATCCTCTTGTAACTAGATAAATGGTCTCAAATTTTCATCTTTTCCAAGTAACAAAGTACGTAAAGCAAAGGATTAAGTAAAGAAAATTAAGCACGATGAATTAGAATATTTGGAGAGGTGTGTAATAATTCAGAGACCTGATTATTACCTTTTAAATGTTACAGATAAAATTGAAACTTATAATTTTCAGGTACCAAATTAATAGGTATTTGCCTTCTAATTAATCATACACAAACTTTATAATGTTCGTGCTTCAATGTCTTCAAGATATGAATGAATCTTTCAATGTTATATAGGGCTGCACTCTGTTAGGTTTCTGCCATTATACTAATAGTCATTACTTTTAGAGTCTATCGTGAAAGAGCTTGTAATATCATAAAATTAAGGCGTGTttgataaatgtttttttttttttttttttttttttttttttttttttttttttttttacatagtAATAAGAAgggattgatgtgatataaagtagaaaaaagttttatattttttgtaaggaaaaatgaaaaatgttgttaaaaagtaattgatatgatataaaaattaaaaaaaaaaaattgttaaaaagtaattaataggatataaaaagaataatgttttgaattaagttgaattttttaaggaaaaaataagaGTGTTAATttatcaaacaagcccaaaGAAACACTTCCAAGAATATGTCAAAAACGAGATCAATGACATTATGGAATAAGGATAAGCAAACAATGCTTAATGAACTTTTTAAGACACTAAAAAATCCGGCATTACCTGCAAGGGACTACAGCAATGTCATTTTCCCTCATCCAAGAGGTCCTAGAAGTAGTCATTTTGGGGAAAACCCAATAAATTAATAAGCAAAGCTCGTACCATAATGCAAAAGCTCAATAATACATGTTGGAagattaattttaaatgtcaccCCATGTTTTTCTTGTGTCCCTCGAAATTAatgttgcttttaaaattactattgtaTCAAAATTCTATAGTGatttatcacaaattcaatgatgattttaaaagccatttcAATTTTGGAAGGATACAAGAGATACTTGGCCGGGGTGATGAAGCAAAATTAAATAGCTCTATTTCGTGAAGAATGTTTTCTTCTAaggttgtttttattttttttatatttttaattagaaaGGTAGGAGGGCGCGACTATAGTACAACTCTACCGTGGCGTGACCATGATAGTACCTGTCCACTAGGCATCGCTCAGGAGGGGCCTAAACAATGGGAACCATAAGTGCTCATTCAAGACCGATCAAGCCATAGCTTAATAGCAGCCCCAATAAGGAATCTTGCAGCATCCAAGCCAATAGTCTCAAGCACTTCCTATTGTGGGATTCGACGTTGGGACCTAATGTAACACACATGTTCCACATTGAAAAGATGATGAGTAGTCCATATAGATCGagttaataatttaaaaagatagTTATGAGTGTTAAGTCTAATATTGCCTATTTACAAAGTAAAACTGAGTTTTATAAGAAATTCTTGGAAAGCAACAAATTTTGGACACTTGTGGTAATTTTAACCAATTCACTTGAAGGatttagctatatatatatatatgatgagtgACACATGAATGATAATTTGAGGGGACAAAATGTAGtttatcttacaaaaaaattagaatataaCTAGAGAATTAATTCGACCAGAAAATTGAGAGGAATTAGGAATATAACAAAGAAAAGTAATGAAGTTAGATACAAATTTTTAACCACGTACGTACTCAACAACTTCAAATCtgattaggcttggcaattcgagttaatgggtcgggttcgtgttgaccCGGCTGACCCATTTACACAAtcgggttcaacacgaacccgacccgattattaatcgggttaaACACTATAACCCGAACATGACCCAGTTGTGAACCGGGTTACACGACACGAACCCGGTAACGCATGCCCACTACCCATTGCCCACAGGCTACGACGAGGTAGAGCAACCGAGCAGGGTTGGAGAGCCCAGGCCTCCGGATCCGACGATCAGAACCGAGGACTTTAGGAGGTTCGACTGGGCTTTGAAACCGAAAGATCCGTTGGGGACGACGCCGGTGGAGATCGGAGGGACAGAGCCGGTGGGGACGACGCTGTTTTGGAGGGTTGCGTGGTGGAGCTCCGCTTTGAGAGCTGAAATTCTGCTTTTGTGGCTCTGAGAGCCTGGGGCCCTGGAGCTTGTGAAGGATCTGAGTCTCCGAGAGGCGTCTCGGCCATTTAGGAGGTGTGCCGCGTGAACTTCGTGAAGATGGTGAACTGAGTGAAGCgaaaagaaaactagaaaactAAGAAAAGTGATGCGTAAATCACTGAATCGCGTGATGCGGCTAGGGTTTTGGACTTTTGGTCCTTTTGGACCcgacttacaaaaaaaaaaaaaaactaatcgtGTAATCGTGTCATAATcaggttgacccgattatgacccgaacccgataataCCAAACCCAAATCCTGTATTTTCGTGttgtgttcgtgttgggttcgcgggtcgtgtcaaaaattgccaactctATCCTAAATGGCTCTGCCTCTGTTCAAGCCTGTCTTCTCAGTACGTAATCTCTATCTTTACGTGACAGTTATATATGCTCAGGGTTGAAGTCAGCATTTAAATTTTGagagaacaaaaatgaaaattaaaaaaaaaaaaaaaaaaaaaaaaaattgagggaaaaactaaaaactaaaaaaaaaaaaaaaaaattgaaaggtaaaattttaatttttaaagaattatgttaatatttaaaaaaaaaaaatgaaaaaaacatgATGGCCAGCTAGCTTGGAGGGCGGACGCCCCAAGCTACCATGTAGCTCTACCCTTGGTTATGCCAACTATATCCGTGAGAGGCCCAGCCTTattcttctctataattgtTCAGATAAggtaatctctatatatattcaaaaaaataaaaaataaaaatgcaacgAGGTCTTCTTATTGCTCTATACGTTCTTGATGCATATATGCATTGATCGatgctttcaaaataaatatcaGTACGAATTTGAACGCGTTGAATCTCTAATTGTTGCCGACACTACGTATACATGCAAGATTTAGTTAACTTATTTGTCAACACGGAGCATCAATCTTAGTCTGCCAATTAATTTCCCCTTTCCAAATGCTGCAACCAGCTTGGTACAATTGTGTACCATAAACAGTATTGCAGTTTGCAGCTTAGATATTTGACACTGAAGCGGCACTACTGTTTTTCCTTGGTCTGAACAATATTAAAGCAACTTAATTAGTACGTAACATATTTCTTGACAACCAGCTGTGGTGAAATATTAAAGCATGTTTCAGCTTCGAGTCTTAACTATCTCGCTGATCGACTCTAGTCTTAAACCTTTTCAGCATGAAGATGAACACTAGTCAGAATTAAGGGAAACAATGCTCTTAGATTAATTGAGGCGCGCACGCACACCACTATTGACCTACCTGTACGTACGTACGTTTAATTGGGACAATGCCAAAGATATCTTGCTGCTGGAGAGTACCCTTCAAACCGTGCACATATAGCCCGTGAAGAGAGGCTGTCACCATCAAAATAACAGAGGTGAAAAGTTTTTGAGGCTTCTGTTGATACAGTTGGCTGCAGCTAGCGCTGCAATTCAGTCCAGGAAACTTGcaaagataaataaaaacagaaacagGTGACTAGTTGGGAATGCCGACAGTAGACATTCTGATGCATGTCTACATCAGTAGAACAATTTCTGAAGGGGTATGAATTGagaaaagtagaagaagaaaattgtgTACGTGTACCTCAAAACCGGGGCTTTTTACCTTCTTTATAGGATTGCTTTAGGTAATTAAAGCAAAGTGGAACTGATATTGCAAATAGGTCGAGGACTTAATATATATGGTAGGAGGATATATAATTCCCATAAATGCCTTTCCTTCTGAATATGCTCAAGTGGATCTCTTGCTTATAGAATCAACCCTTCCTTATTTAGTGTTAAGCTTGAATATATAGGCAAGGCCACCAATGGgtatcattttccttatatagTCCCCCTACTGTATGTATGTGACCGTCGGGCAGATGACTGTCAATCGGCTGGGGAATTAACCTTGATGACCATCAGTTTCCTGAGTACTTAAGGACCATCAGTGCACGAGGGTTCTTCGGTCAATCGGCTCCCTGAAGGGCAGTCTCTCGTTGCATGGCGCTCGGCTCATTCGATGGGCATATCTGGGCCCGAGAGCCAATGGGTCTTAACAGGCCTCGATGGCCGCCCCCAACGAACTTAtgatattttataagaaaaatttcacttaattcTCCTAAACTTTCatgatatttgtaattattttaaaaagttcaaaagttatcaatttagtatatattttaactttaaattttttacaatatcACCAATTTGTTAGGATTTGAAGTTAAATCAGACAGCAAAAATGGTTAAATGACTTTTATATATACCcttgaaaaatttataaaattctaaatttatccttgattaaaaattaaaaattataaaaataaaaaatgagggtattttagtaatttttaaagcctatgttaggatttaacgaaaaatttgatattgtaaaaataataaaagttaaaaaagggAATAAATTAAGTGAagcttttcttgttttatataattatatcacCGGCCAGCTTCAAAGATGAAATCCAAGTCAACTGAATACCGCGTTAATGGGGTTGAAAATTATCCGTACGTCAAATGTTAAATGACACCTACGTTGCTGAAACCACGTACGCATGCAACGGCTCCACACGGAGTATTAAGAGAAATTTCATGTATGTTTCCCGCGCCAGTTCATGTTCCTGTTACCTGCATAAATTCCCATGCAGGTCAAAGCTAGAAAGACTTGTGAGTCGTTCCAACGAAGTTCTTAACTTCTCCTCAATACTAGGAAGAAATAAACAGTCTCAATGATAATGCCTACCAGGAAGAACAGGGTTGAGATCAGAGAAAAAGCCTCGGTGATCATGCTTAGGCTTCTCATTCAGAAGCTACAAAAGGGTCTCTCAGTCTTGGCACCCAGAGGACCTGGTCTCAGAGAATCTAGACGTCATGAAGAAGAACTCGCCGAAGCGCCGACAATGGTGCCAGATGATGTGACCGAAGGACATTTTGCGGTTTTGGCGGTGGAGGGTGAGGAAACACAAAGGTTTGTAGTTGAACTGGACTACTTAACCAACCCGGCATTCTTAAGGTTACTGGAGCAGGCTGAGGAAGAATATGGATTCACACAGAAAGGAGCTCTTCAAATCCCTTGTCCACCCCACGAACTACAGAAGATTCTCGATCGCCGCACGAGGGAGAAGAGTGTACGCACGTGTTATGTACCATTATAGAGAGTTATTAGGGTGCATGAATGAATGTGTTAATTTGCAGCTGAGatgtgttaattaattattcaccCAATTTATTCCTCTTTTCTCACTTTCAATTAGCATTGATAAGGAATTTATGTGCGTAACTTATGGCAGGAAAAAGTCAAATGTATTTACTTATATGTTATTTCTTCAGTCTTCAGATCGAGCTGTAGGATAATATCTGATCCTCTCAACCATGCATgttaatgatgttatgaaacAATTCCAGCAGTTCTCCAACAAAACAATTATTAGGTTCCTATGATTCAGATTTGTAACGGGTAGTTTCACAGTTAagagtgcgtttgagattgcgatttcgtagacaataaatgcgattttaaactaaatcgcaaaacattgggaactgcgtttttaaaaattacgatttgaaaacgcagaaaatttgctttttcaaatcgcaagtaagacggtgtttttttgaaaatgcaaaattttaaaggctaatttgcgattttaaaacctaaactgcgattttgctaaacacttaactgggtttttaaaaatcacttttttcaaatcgcactttttgaaatcgcaaacccaaacggaccctaagttATGTAATTCATCGCAAGAATATGACAGACTTAAGTCGTGTAATTCACCACGCTTAGTGGTCTAGTGGCATTCCTGTTGTCACAATGAGGGCCAGATCTCAAAGTTTGGGACTATTGGCTTGTACATTCGTTTGGGTGCTGCTAGATTTTTTGGTGGGATTGGCATTAAGTTATGACTCGAtcgaatttgaggaagcactgtACGTGATTTTCACCGTCTAAGTCCCTCCTAAGAGTGATGCTTAGTAAGCAGATCGATGCTAGCTAGTATGGTCGTATTCAAATAAAATTGCCACTATGGACGtttccttgtattttttatttatatatttttttaaagaaaagaaagaaaagaaaaagaagtcgTGTGACTCTTAATTGGTGTTAGATAAGATATATAAGATGAAATGCTCACCGCCAATGATGGTAACATGTGATCGAGTTTTCGTAGTTGCAATCATGCTAGCTAGCTCATTTCGAACGTTCCCAGTCTGGTCGCCTCCAAACAGCACAACATTAATGGAGTTGTTTGACTCCTGCAGGAAGATAATAAAATGTATGGCCCAGTTCTTCAATACAAGCACCTACCTAGCTGTTGCCTAACCATCAAAtctacaataaaaaagaaaatacgtACAATTGATAGTAGAGGGGCGTGCAATATTTGCACTTATTAACCAATGAACGTTCACACTTCAAATGGGGTACAAGAAGAATTGAAGGACATGGAGTGGGTGACATATATCTAACTTCAAATTATGATTAATCATATAATTGTGAGGATACTTAAGACAAAAGGAGTCACATTGGGCATAATTGAGCGGATACTTTAGACAAAAGGAGTAACATTGGGCAGCATATACAAGTATCCGGTCCGGGACAGAGGAGGGGCCTGTAGGGGTCATGGCCCTCCAATTTCTCACTGTCTGAAAGATCTTAAAAGGGGTCATGTTTAGATATCAATAGAAACAAATTACAAGAAAGGCTGTAAAGAAGAAAGTAGTAGGATTATACATACCCACCCTAGCTCCAAGGCCGTGTTATTGGGTCCATGGTGGCAGAGGTGCTTCccccaaaattttttgttttagggtGTGGGAAGTCGAAGAAGACGACGATCGAGTAATTGATTTGTGAATTAAGGAGCAATTGAAGAAGGTCTTTGAGTCTTTGCCATAAACGTGAAGTTCAGGCCTCTGCATTAAATGAAGCTTATAATGAACTTCTTGAAATTCCTTGCTTTATGGATGAATGTGTCCCATTCTTATACGTTTTAATTTGCATGTTGCACGTACGTTTGACCTATACACGTACATGGGATTTGTTATGGGCTTGTGTTTGGGATCGGGTGAGAGGTTTATGGAGAGGTAAAGCAGTAGGATCTTCCTTCCTGAGTTTACCTATAGTGGCTGAATAGAACAAGATatggggtattcgaggtacccttgCCTCCCAAGCAATTCTAAGAGTTGTTTTGTTGATAAATTTCTGCTTGCTTTATTATAATTCTGgaactctataaatagagattaCAATGCAGAATAGAAAATATTGAATTACATTAAATCCCTTATTCCTAGGAATTCTTTCTATAAAAGAACTTCCTTATTTAGCAATAGCCCTATTCTAGTGGGAATCAGGATCTCTTATTACTAGGAAATACTATCCATAAAGGATGATTTCCTTTCTACAAAAAGTCGTGCTGGAAGAGCACCGACTTTTTCCATTCATAGCCCTCTCAACCTCAGCCACCGCTTGTAGCTTCTCCTTGAACCCAAGCTAGGTCTTCTTTTGCTTCCTATACACGCTTGCCACGTCTAACATAGGTACGTAACACTCCCCCATTCTTAAAATTGC encodes:
- the LOC133872177 gene encoding protein SMALL AUXIN UP-REGULATED RNA 51, which codes for MIMPTRKNRVEIREKASVIMLRLLIQKLQKGLSVLAPRGPGLRESRRHEEELAEAPTMVPDDVTEGHFAVLAVEGEETQRFVVELDYLTNPAFLRLLEQAEEEYGFTQKGALQIPCPPHELQKILDRRTREKSVRTCYVPL